The sequence below is a genomic window from Blastocatellia bacterium.
TCGAACACGTCAGATAGACCTCTGTGATCAGATTGAACAGGAGCATGAGCAACTCGCCATTCGATACTCTCATCCGCGCTGGCTGGTTCAGAAATGGATCAGCCAATGGGGTCGAGAGGAGACGATCCGGCTCTTGCAAGCCAACAACGCAACGCCACCAGTGGCCCTCCGATTCAATCCGCTGAAGGCTGTTCCCGAACAAACGCGGACCGAGCTTGAACAGCAGGGCGTCTCGCTGATCGCTTCAGCGTATGCGCCCGGGGCCTATCGCATCGAACGGGGAGCGACGCAGGATTACGGAGCGATGGTTCAATCAGGCAAGGTCTACATTCAAGATGAAGCCTCGCAGTTGGTCGCATCGCTGCTGGCGGTTCAACCGGGTATGCGCGTGCTCGATGTGTGCGCCGCGCCCGGCAGCAAAGCCACACAGATGGCAGCCACGATGCTGAATCAGGGAATGATCGTGGCTGCCGATGTACATCAGCACCGGCTACGTCATCTGCAACAGCTCAGCGATCGGCTTGGCGTCACTCTCATTCATCCGGTCGTCATGGATGCGCGTCAGCCACTTCCGTTGACGCCTGCCGAGTTGTTTGATCGTGTATTGGTGGATGCTCCCTGTTCTGGCACAGGCACGCTGCGTCATCACCCTGAAATCAAGTGGCGACTCCAACAAGACGACTTGACCGCAATGGCGCAGCTTCAACTGGCCTTGCTTACTAACGCGGCCACGATGCTGGCGTGCCACGGGCGATTGGTCTATTCAACCTGCTCATTGGAGCCGGAGGAAAACGAACAGGTCGTTGAAAAATTTCTGGACGCGCATCCTCAGTTCAAGCGGCTCCAGCCCACAGCGCATCCAAGCGTGCTGACCCATACGGGCGATGTTCGCACGTTCCCTCATCGGCATCACGCAGACGGATTCTTCGCTGCTGTACTCG
It includes:
- the rsmB gene encoding 16S rRNA (cytosine(967)-C(5))-methyltransferase RsmB, with amino-acid sequence MSIVSKKRQSTSPSLHGRSGHRSPAISPARREAFRILLQVEQERAYASELLVSAKLDALAAEDRRLVYELVLGVLRWQLQLDYYIAHYATRPVTKLELPVLIALRLGLYQIRFLDRIPDWAAVNESVQLAKRHSRAGATRLVNAILREACRTRQIDLCDQIEQEHEQLAIRYSHPRWLVQKWISQWGREETIRLLQANNATPPVALRFNPLKAVPEQTRTELEQQGVSLIASAYAPGAYRIERGATQDYGAMVQSGKVYIQDEASQLVASLLAVQPGMRVLDVCAAPGSKATQMAATMLNQGMIVAADVHQHRLRHLQQLSDRLGVTLIHPVVMDARQPLPLTPAELFDRVLVDAPCSGTGTLRHHPEIKWRLQQDDLTAMAQLQLALLTNAATMLACHGRLVYSTCSLEPEENEQVVEKFLDAHPQFKRLQPTAHPSVLTHTGDVRTFPHRHHADGFFAAVLGRHT